In the genome of Impatiens glandulifera chromosome 6, dImpGla2.1, whole genome shotgun sequence, the window TGAACACGGATACAAAGTCAATAGCACAAAATTGCAATAGAAGTAGAACGCAATTAGTCCTGGTTATGCCTCATAAGAAAAAGCAAGACATTTTTTTGATACTTCCCAACATGAGAAATTTGTTACTTTTTACGTAAGTCAGGAAATTAACctgaaaaaaaaagagaacCCCTCTTAGTGACTTCACAACTTACAAACAGATATCAACAGATAAATTCATATAGCAAGACAAGAAACCTAATGGCTTCCTTAAATAGAAACCATATTCTCCCATGTAATAAAGACAACCCGACAAGGAAACTAACAAATAAAGAACTTAAGATTTTTTGCAAATTCATAAGATGACACAAGTGTAAAACCCGTCTCCTCCACAAATTCTCCATTTGATTCAACAGTAAACAACAATTGAATGTCTAGTAGTTAATTTTATCTACAAAAGAAAACTTGAATCCAATCATAAAAGTCACATCCCTCAGATTTAATATCTTACTGAAATATGATCGGAGCAACCAAAGAAAAGAGAAGTTCATCACAGAAAGATTTTCCCATTCATATGGGTTCAAATATTTGCAATAAGTATTGAGTTCTCTGTGACACCACTAAGTGTAAAGTATACCTTATTGGAGTTATATGAAATGATGGTTTGTGTGATTAGAAGTAATTTTATAAGATGATTATGAATTTTATCCAAACAAACAAGCCCTAGATCTTCAAACAACCAGATTCAAGTACAAGCAAAATATAAACTTCAATTACAAACAAACATTAATCCATCGAAAAAACTCATGGGATCTGATGAATACAGCATGAAATTAGCAGATAATATGAAATACCTAATATGATTCACAAGATCAGTACCGATCGTGTTAAAAAAACAGAAGCAAACACGAAAAAATCCagaaaattgaaaagaaaacaGATAAGATCTAATAAAAGATGGGATTTTAGTGATTGAGTTGGAAAACATACAAAGAAATTGAAGATAGAATTTGTGTAAGGATAGATATACGTATATAAATCCCGATTAACTTGACCAAGCGAAGAAGATAGAGAGAACAAAGAGAAGTCGACGGATTCTTCTTTCTCGATCTTTTCTTCCTTTTTCTGTTGGTGGAATTCAAACCCTAAGTCGGCCTTGCTCAAGTAATCATCCGAAGCCATTCAATTTGGACCGACTTAAGGAAGGTCATGGGTGTGAATAATTGCATGATGCTGATgttccatttttattttctctatttttaaattgtcttttttttaatatttatttttttttttaaaaatatatttattcaataccATTAGATATAAATGatagtaatttaattttaacaaaacaaaataataataataataataaaataatgtttaacttGTTCACCAAACAAACACGAAACTTATCGATATTAACCTTTGGAGaataatgaaaaaaacacaataataataaaaacgaATGTTTAACTTGTAAAAAAAACGCACCAAATTGAGATTAAcattttagaataatataaaatacttttcttcttttttaatttaacggCAATAAGTGATGAATATCTCTACTTTTCCTAAGGTCATGGGTTTGAGTCCGTCTTGCGGCAAGTTCTACCTatgttaaatggttaagtgtgtttgcagtATATGTTTAAACCGCGAGAATTAGTCACACTCTAATGACAAAGTCCAGCGTTCTcgaaaaaaaaatctcatagAATGAATATTgactatattaaaatataatctagacattatttttagtaatttgttttttaattaaatatcttcatataaaaataaatgttgacaAACCCTTAACTTGATTtatgatcatttaaaaataaatcaaatttaatgtaaaatggGATTGgaccaaatattttaaaatattataaaaaataatcatgatTTATTTGGATGCAAATAACCATTAATCAAACAAGGCATTAAGTAATTTCAACggaaaaatcaaataagaacAACTCGTGGGGCCCGCTTTCAATTTACACGAAAATTCTTAGAGGATTGGGGCCCAAGTCATCTAATATAAACTACTTTGATCTATTTggaactttatttttttttaataagggtAAGATGGGAAagatatttataagatttttttctaTCTAAATTAACCTAAAAGGTTAAACaaggtataaaattataaatggacacaactctattaaaatataaatataataacttttattcATCTACAAGTGGCATATAAGTCAATTTGCATGAAAAGGGAATATAATTGTTAGCTTGTTTTCCAAGCAACtgacttaattaaaattaattatttcagaaagaaacaaaaaaaaaaaaagagcaaAATTAATtgcttatttgaaaaaatttcaaacatctAAAATAAGAAATAGAAATTCAATTATTGCTGGTTTGTATCAGATAGTTACAAAATAAAGTTTAGTCATGgtttaattttttcaacaaaatacATAGGGATAATTTGAATACAGTTTTATTCGGAactgaatttgaaaaaattaataatattttgttgggtattttttttaaaacttgagTTTCTCATTTAAAGTGCGATTAATCTCGCTCGCTAAACATATAactcacaaacacacttaaccagaTGCAGAACTTGTCGTTTGACGGGTTCGAACCCAGAACCTCCAAGAGTCgaaataatattgtgataatatattttaattatatatatttaataatatttgtctatttaaattaaattatagaaaaactcaatttgatttaataataataatagtcatTGCCGGCTGaaaattactaatattttaaagtCTAAACCGTCTCTTTCAAGTATCAGCACATGAAAATTCAGAATAGTAACCCAGTATTTACAAATGAGCTAAGACATctgtcattattattattatttttaaattttaaaaactaacacGACTCGAAGACATTACCCGACTTCAAAGTGAGAATCGAACTCATATATCATTTCGATCTTCATAACAGATTCAATTTTTTCAGTAAAGATCAAAgcaatttcttataaaatttgacaGCAATTGTTTGACTTTACCAGTTTCATATATCTATAACAGCAGAATTGCAGTCTTAGTTACACACACAAAAGAAATTTTGtttctataattattattattatacctTGACATTAACTGCAGCCTCCTTAATTTGCTCTATAGTAAAGATGCCAAATATGTCATCGTCGAGGACCGAGTTCACAGCTGCAAGTGCTAAGTCATCGACACTAATAGGTGGGGCGAAGAGTAGATCAGAGGCAGGAAGTGAACTTAGAGGCTTAGTGAAATTTTCACTGGCACGAAGAAATTTCTCGAGTGGCTCTCCTATTAAATCGAGAGGTATCTCAAAGCCATCTACTCGCCTTTTCCCATATATGAAACCGGGTCTTAAAACAACACCTGAGAAATTGACGATGATCAAAATGTGTTCAATGGAAATGTGATTGTGACAGGACATCACAAACCTGAAGTCGGGTATTTAGAGAGAACCTCTGATTCTGCTTTCCTTTTTCCAGTGAAGTATCCGGAAGAAAGGAGAAACGGAGGCAAATTGTAATCATGAACCGAGATCAAAATGAACTTGGGAATGCCTGTAGAGAAGAATTAACCAGAACTCAAAGGAATGTTGCGTAATTGAATGTGCGTAATTGAAtgagatatttgatttttttcatcaGAATCCGAATCTAGATAGAAAAACAGAAATTACAAGTGTTTTCAAACgctttgtttgatgtgggttatttgagcttaatttcaaataactcaatatcTAATCAATAATCTACTACTCAtgaatcacatcattcaaatcattaatcaatataccctctatttaaaaatatatattatatatttataccacTAACCATTTTACCAAACTAATCAAACAAGATTATATAgaaataaccctagatcaagCAAGGCCTCTTACCAAGTTCCTTTGAAGCATTTACTGCAACAACATTAGCCTCTCCATTAATTCTCTGCATTTGTTCTTCATTACCAAAACCTCCAAGAGTGGAAACAACAGCAGTTGCCCCAAAAAGTACTTCCTTCAAATTTGCATAAAAGACGTCGCCTGCAAACATTTATAACCAGAACCAGAGATAAACAAAAGCTTTCAACTGTAACAGACTCTATAGAACACTCTAGCAATCAAGTCGTGAAAGGTATAGGAAAACTTACCTGATATCCAATTCACTTGATCAACCCATGCACCTGAATTAGAGGGACGTCCAGACCTGAGCATTTTAGAACTTAAAAAGGTCAAAAcggtaaaaaaaaacatgtttagaTGACTTTGAGTGTCGAGATGAACTAAAAACGTGCATTGGAACTAATATTTCATACCTGCTTAGACTTACAACATCAATACCCTTAGATACTGCAGCTTTGCATATTGCAGAACCAACAAAACCACTGCCTCCCAAAACAACGATCTACTAAGAGAAGTATGATAATGTCAAACGGGTAACAAAGGTCATCATAAAAAAAAGATTGTGATAAATCTCAGTAAGATTATACCCGTTCAGTCCTAATATCAGCCACAACATCTATTGTCGTGGAGCTATAATCTTCTCTTACACTCGACGACGCATAGCTGCATTTGACCCCAAGCTTGTTGGGGCTGTAAGTCACAATGGAAAAtgaaatcatttatatttatagctCCATTGGGAAAGAAACAAaagaatgataaataaatataaatactgTAAGAAGCTACTCCTACTGAACCATCTCTGTAATTAATAACAGAATATCACACTTgaaaatttgagtattttttgtttgttgaaaATAGTCCGGTTATGAAGATTCAAACCCATGACCTAATCAACATTAGTTCTTGTGCTCTAGTTCTTTTGCTCTATCACTGAGCTAAATGAGTTTTCTTGAAAATTCGAGTTATAGCTATCAACTTGGGAAAAAAAACTAAAGGTTCATAACAAATTTGAGTTCTGAGGATCATCTTAGAGGGGAAGTATTAAAGATTATAgatctaatttttattattttatttttttcaattaaggaGAATTAGCATGACACCCACAGTCATGCCCCGCTTCAACACAAAGCGCTTCCAGAT includes:
- the LOC124942014 gene encoding uncharacterized protein At1g32220, chloroplastic-like, which translates into the protein MSSLSSFTIVASPPSSSKKLSSSICSHPRFRLVSRYTRPNKLGVKCSYASSSVREDYSSTTIDVVADIRTERIVVLGGSGFVGSAICKAAVSKGIDVVSLSRSGRPSNSGAWVDQVNWISGDVFYANLKEVLFGATAVVSTLGGFGNEEQMQRINGEANVVAVNASKELGIPKFILISVHDYNLPPFLLSSGYFTGKRKAESEVLSKYPTSGVVLRPGFIYGKRRVDGFEIPLDLIGEPLEKFLRASENFTKPLSSLPASDLLFAPPISVDDLALAAVNSVLDDDIFGIFTIEQIKEAAVNVKV